A region of Chloracidobacterium sp. DNA encodes the following proteins:
- a CDS encoding glycosyltransferase family 39 protein — translation MPTVAAPSTLSWQQEVGLGLLGLCGTGALWLTLSRHGVGLSPDSVSYLAVAQHILEGAGLTSYHGEPLVSQPPLYPFVLAGLMRLFNLDGVAAALFLNLMLYAAVIYLAGTASFSVTNSFGLSILTCLSVIASVPIFWVSVFAWSELLFIFLLMIHLNLINNFAINRKAKYLFLSAIITGCSCLTRYAGVTVIISSIILLLLLHIKNLKVGFARCCIFFLVSSLPIGLWIIRNYVVSGTFLGPRMASVLTPHQVLILFGDVLLDCFFYPSAKLSKVTWIIFSSLVLTAFFFFLGAYLYQSLQKKMFELTYTPIFIIVYSTFIILSAVCVLYDPIDHRLLSPIFIPLVIAVLCFFSQFLHFSVRKESPRHYRRFPVVFGLIIWFAYPAVATTTLAIEAHHNGQGYQAVHWRRSETIQYIRQHQAYFARQPIYTNDPEGLYFLVHIQARHLPFQVRSSWPESGQAYLVRFKHAYLGESLNRVEQLKSVAEITSLVKLADGEIYFVKRRNP, via the coding sequence ATGCCGACCGTCGCTGCTCCATCAACGCTATCGTGGCAACAGGAGGTCGGGCTGGGGTTGCTTGGCCTATGCGGCACCGGCGCGCTCTGGTTGACCCTTTCGCGCCATGGCGTCGGACTGTCGCCAGATTCCGTCAGCTACTTGGCGGTTGCACAGCATATCCTCGAAGGCGCAGGCCTGACTTCTTATCACGGTGAACCTCTCGTCTCACAACCACCTTTGTACCCATTTGTGCTGGCGGGATTGATGCGTCTCTTCAACTTGGACGGCGTCGCTGCCGCGCTCTTTCTCAACTTGATGCTTTATGCTGCCGTCATCTACCTCGCTGGAACAGCATCCTTCTCAGTAACCAATTCATTCGGCTTATCAATTCTAACCTGTCTTTCAGTTATAGCTAGTGTACCAATATTTTGGGTGTCAGTTTTTGCATGGAGTGAACTGCTTTTCATTTTTCTCTTAATGATTCATCTAAATCTCATCAACAACTTTGCTATAAACAGGAAAGCTAAGTACCTATTCCTAAGTGCAATCATTACAGGATGCTCATGCCTAACTCGCTACGCTGGAGTTACTGTTATCATTTCCAGCATCATTCTCCTTCTTCTTCTTCACATAAAGAACCTGAAAGTAGGTTTCGCACGATGTTGCATCTTTTTCTTAGTTTCATCGCTGCCCATTGGTTTGTGGATCATAAGAAACTATGTTGTCTCTGGTACGTTTTTAGGTCCTCGGATGGCTTCTGTGCTAACTCCTCACCAAGTTCTCATTTTGTTTGGGGATGTACTTCTTGATTGTTTTTTCTACCCATCTGCAAAGTTGAGCAAGGTTACTTGGATCATTTTTTCATCATTGGTGCTTACCGCCTTTTTCTTTTTCCTAGGCGCTTATCTTTACCAAAGCTTGCAGAAGAAAATGTTTGAACTTACCTACACTCCCATCTTTATCATTGTATATTCCACTTTTATCATCCTTTCAGCTGTTTGTGTTTTGTATGATCCCATTGACCATCGCCTGCTGTCTCCGATCTTTATCCCGCTTGTAATCGCTGTACTGTGCTTCTTTTCCCAATTCCTGCACTTCAGTGTACGTAAAGAATCGCCCCGCCATTACAGGCGGTTTCCGGTGGTCTTCGGACTGATTATCTGGTTTGCATACCCAGCCGTCGCTACGACGACGCTGGCGATTGAGGCCCACCACAACGGACAGGGCTATCAGGCTGTCCACTGGCGGCGAAGCGAAACCATCCAATACATACGGCAACACCAAGCCTACTTTGCCCGCCAACCAATCTATACCAACGACCCAGAAGGGCTTTACTTCCTCGTTCACATTCAGGCAAGGCATTTGCCGTTTCAGGTGCGATCCTCTTGGCCGGAGTCCGGACAAGCCTACTTGGTGCGATTCAAGCACGCCTATCTTGGTGAGTCGCTGAATCGAGTCGAACAGCTCAAAAGCGTCGCCGAAATCACCTCCCTAGTAAAACTTGCGGACGGTGAAATTTATTTTGTGAAGCGTAGGAATCCCTAG
- a CDS encoding HAD family phosphatase, with product MKLSDFAAIIFDMDGLLIDTESLYCRSWQRAAADCGFTITPTFYGRLVGRSRADALQIVLDHFGDSVPMPAFHERVLYYENVYFAEEPIPVKPGVWEMLAKVDELRLPKALATSTQRPAAKARLARTGLDRRFPVTVTGDEAARPKPSPDIYLVACAKLGVAPERVLAFEDSDPGVSAAHAAGVTVVMIPDFKAPSREAQQLAARIFPSLTEALLHLAP from the coding sequence ATGAAACTGAGTGATTTCGCCGCCATCATCTTTGACATGGACGGCCTCCTCATAGACACGGAAAGCCTTTACTGCCGGTCGTGGCAACGTGCCGCCGCCGACTGCGGCTTCACCATTACCCCAACCTTTTACGGTCGGCTCGTTGGTCGTTCGCGCGCCGACGCCCTGCAAATTGTCCTCGACCATTTCGGCGACAGCGTTCCAATGCCGGCTTTTCATGAGCGTGTCCTCTACTACGAAAATGTTTACTTTGCCGAAGAGCCCATCCCGGTGAAGCCGGGTGTGTGGGAGATGCTGGCCAAAGTGGACGAACTCCGTTTGCCCAAGGCGCTGGCGACATCAACCCAGCGTCCGGCGGCCAAGGCGCGTCTGGCGCGTACTGGCCTTGACCGGCGTTTTCCTGTGACCGTCACCGGCGATGAAGCGGCCCGTCCGAAGCCGTCGCCGGATATCTACCTTGTCGCCTGCGCCAAGCTCGGTGTTGCGCCGGAACGGGTGTTGGCGTTTGAAGACTCCGATCCGGGTGTGTCCGCCGCCCATGCGGCCGGCGTAACAGTGGTGATGATCCCTGACTTCAAAGCGCCGTCCAGAGAGGCTCAGCAGCTTGCAGCGCGAATTTTTCCATCGTTGACAGAAGCCTTGCTCCACCTCGCCCCGTAA
- a CDS encoding protein kinase — MTEHESPPTTATAEDQTDPLLGMTVDGKYRIERVLGVGGMATVYAATRLQIGDTAAIKVLTPESRAIPLAVARFQREVRAAARIKHPNVVTIYDFGTLPDGRAYMVMEYITGESLRDELKRVGRLSPERAVAIMTSVCAAIHAAHQEGILHRDLKPENIMLARMRDGSEVVKVVDFGVAELHEQAAASAMTKLTEHGLMVGTPHYMSPEQCRSEPLDPRSDVYSLGIILYELLTGTVPFNARTVSAVIIQQATETPRRPRDLNPDLSWALEHVVMRALEKDPARRPQTAAELAQDLSLSLTNTRPLASGARPSGALRLTSSPGGFVPPPTHEMSGFAAPPTREMTGPLTPPTSGGAADHPSLRNVVVRRSGTLRYDSLTGIRNLTFLKQEVESLVAARRTASLLLVGVDGMKAYNERFGYAVGDNLLRELAHWLREHVGELGVVARLGGDEFAILLPGSTAPDAIVFADRMIQQLATQRFLRAEVPGGVTVQVTIAVVVSPDDATTGVGLLDAGGQALAVAKQRAPGRVYRQGVDEAALQTHPNFNAFVGRTAELHKLHEMYDRTVAGRGQPVLVLGPTGIGKTRLLHEFRRRLAGFEVTFLSMPFYEAGQGTPYKSFYDSLRGTLQLLLEAHEPAELQQMFGPLAERVALEFATEDGFLHFCDAVQSENQHERFLAFDYLVALYTALAHRQVTILCVDDAHFADELSLDMLAYLARSMSGLRLMLVLTARTESLTEQHPLRHWMRAVNQSVGFESLTLEPLSLEDATALVYATFPKVKVAPATVARLHAETRGNPFFLAEILRHLAQCQHVRWQDDGWVFPPLTDVSLPPSVIEVVEATFSRLSPAALELLSQAAVIGMDFTFDLLLAVTERPEREVLAAVEEGLAQGIITELTDAEEDSYRFRHGTVQKVLYNRLNRRRRRTTHAAVGHALERAATATGRGGRLAGELAYHFHQAAEHLPTLRYAAAAGAQAWRSWAIDEALKYFGWAEEAERRLNILVDVIFDEKEASFDNVPVEQLRLLTDFNLNYGQLLVHIGRLDEAEKKLQLAQTLARPSQDEHLRGRTLAALGELCEARSEYSSALLYCHQALEVLRRTGDKRAEARTMAVIGTLYGRLGQFTRAADSLDKALTLGRAIRDRQVEALALREGAFVRARQGEFAKAMALAQEGIAAAERLADPLGASIATSIMGVVLRLQGEYEAAIERFQRARQLTQDLNRPRSECIERINIAECLVRLGDLSQALEQGQAALDIALRIGNRQLEGLATLCIGYAYRQREELGAAVVCFQSAHKLLSAISDRAAECDALLALADWHCLDRHPVEALELVQQAATVLPDATARPWQWRIAVMSARCHRLLRQMDVARADLAKARAVIEDLQANLSPTVNPRHFARVIEPFHAEWRETYGE; from the coding sequence ATGACTGAACACGAGTCGCCGCCGACAACTGCTACGGCCGAGGACCAAACCGACCCACTTCTGGGCATGACCGTAGACGGCAAGTACCGCATTGAGCGTGTCCTTGGCGTCGGCGGCATGGCGACAGTCTATGCAGCGACGCGGCTGCAAATCGGCGATACGGCGGCGATTAAGGTGCTGACGCCGGAATCGCGGGCTATTCCGTTGGCGGTGGCGCGCTTTCAGCGTGAAGTACGCGCTGCGGCCCGCATCAAACACCCCAACGTTGTCACGATTTACGATTTCGGGACGCTGCCGGACGGTCGCGCCTACATGGTGATGGAATACATCACTGGCGAGTCGCTGCGGGATGAACTCAAGCGCGTTGGTCGCCTCAGCCCGGAGCGGGCCGTCGCCATTATGACCAGCGTGTGCGCGGCTATCCACGCCGCCCATCAGGAGGGCATCCTGCACCGTGATCTCAAGCCGGAGAACATCATGCTGGCCCGGATGCGGGACGGTTCGGAGGTGGTCAAAGTCGTAGATTTCGGCGTCGCCGAGCTGCACGAACAAGCAGCCGCTTCCGCTATGACCAAGTTGACCGAGCACGGCTTGATGGTCGGCACGCCGCACTACATGTCGCCGGAGCAGTGCCGGAGCGAGCCGCTTGACCCGCGGTCGGATGTGTACAGCCTGGGCATTATCCTCTACGAGCTGTTGACAGGAACTGTGCCTTTCAACGCACGCACGGTCTCGGCGGTCATCATTCAGCAGGCGACGGAAACGCCACGCCGACCGCGCGACCTCAACCCTGACCTGAGCTGGGCGCTGGAACACGTCGTGATGCGGGCGCTAGAAAAAGATCCGGCGCGCCGTCCGCAAACCGCCGCTGAGCTTGCGCAGGATTTGAGTCTATCGCTGACAAATACGCGCCCACTGGCTTCAGGCGCGCGTCCAAGCGGTGCGCTGCGTTTGACCAGTTCACCGGGCGGCTTTGTCCCACCGCCAACCCACGAAATGAGCGGCTTTGCGGCGCCGCCGACCCGCGAGATGACCGGGCCGCTCACGCCGCCGACCAGCGGGGGCGCCGCCGACCACCCGTCGCTTCGCAACGTTGTTGTGCGCCGGTCGGGAACGCTTCGGTATGACAGTCTGACTGGCATTCGCAACTTGACCTTTCTCAAGCAGGAGGTGGAAAGCCTGGTCGCCGCACGCCGGACGGCTTCCCTGCTGCTGGTCGGCGTAGACGGCATGAAAGCCTACAATGAACGGTTCGGCTACGCTGTGGGGGACAATCTCCTGCGCGAGTTGGCGCACTGGCTGCGCGAGCATGTCGGCGAGTTAGGGGTTGTCGCACGTCTCGGCGGCGACGAGTTCGCCATTCTGTTGCCGGGGAGCACAGCGCCCGATGCCATTGTGTTCGCCGACCGCATGATCCAGCAGTTGGCGACGCAGCGCTTTCTACGCGCTGAGGTGCCGGGCGGCGTCACCGTACAGGTCACAATCGCCGTCGTTGTTTCACCTGACGACGCCACAACGGGCGTGGGCTTACTTGATGCGGGTGGGCAGGCGCTGGCTGTCGCCAAACAGCGCGCGCCGGGCCGGGTCTACCGGCAGGGTGTGGATGAAGCGGCGCTGCAGACTCACCCGAACTTCAACGCCTTTGTTGGGCGGACGGCCGAACTACATAAACTGCACGAAATGTATGACCGGACGGTGGCCGGACGCGGGCAGCCTGTGCTGGTGCTAGGGCCGACTGGCATTGGCAAAACCCGCCTGCTTCACGAGTTCCGGCGGCGGCTTGCTGGCTTTGAGGTGACGTTTCTCAGCATGCCCTTCTACGAGGCTGGGCAGGGCACGCCGTACAAGTCGTTTTACGACAGTCTGCGCGGGACGTTGCAGTTACTGCTTGAAGCGCATGAGCCAGCCGAGTTGCAGCAAATGTTCGGGCCGCTGGCGGAACGTGTGGCGCTTGAATTCGCCACCGAGGATGGTTTCCTCCATTTCTGCGACGCTGTCCAGTCTGAAAATCAGCATGAACGCTTTTTAGCGTTTGACTACCTCGTAGCGCTCTATACGGCGCTGGCGCATCGGCAAGTCACCATTTTGTGTGTGGACGACGCGCACTTCGCCGACGAACTCAGTCTGGACATGCTGGCCTATTTGGCGCGCTCGATGTCGGGTTTGCGGCTGATGTTGGTGTTGACGGCGCGGACGGAATCGCTGACCGAACAGCATCCGCTGCGCCACTGGATGCGCGCCGTCAATCAGTCGGTCGGATTTGAGTCTCTGACGCTAGAGCCGCTATCGCTGGAAGACGCGACAGCCCTTGTGTACGCGACCTTTCCTAAGGTGAAGGTCGCGCCCGCCACGGTTGCGCGTCTTCACGCGGAAACACGCGGCAATCCCTTCTTTCTGGCGGAAATTCTGCGTCATTTAGCGCAGTGCCAGCATGTTCGATGGCAGGACGATGGTTGGGTGTTTCCACCGCTGACGGATGTTTCCCTGCCGCCGTCGGTGATTGAGGTGGTGGAGGCGACGTTTTCTCGACTGTCACCGGCGGCGCTGGAGCTTCTGTCGCAGGCGGCCGTCATCGGGATGGACTTTACTTTTGACTTACTGCTGGCGGTGACGGAACGCCCGGAGCGCGAGGTGCTCGCCGCCGTCGAAGAGGGTCTGGCGCAGGGCATCATCACCGAGTTGACGGACGCGGAAGAGGACAGTTACCGCTTTCGGCACGGTACGGTACAGAAAGTGCTCTACAACCGGCTCAATCGCCGTCGTCGCCGAACGACGCACGCCGCCGTCGGCCACGCCTTGGAGCGGGCGGCCACAGCGACAGGGCGCGGCGGGCGGCTGGCCGGTGAACTCGCCTACCATTTCCATCAGGCCGCCGAACACCTTCCAACCCTGCGGTACGCTGCCGCCGCCGGCGCTCAGGCTTGGCGCAGCTGGGCGATTGACGAGGCGCTCAAGTACTTCGGCTGGGCCGAAGAAGCCGAACGGCGCTTGAACATTCTCGTAGATGTGATCTTCGACGAAAAAGAGGCGTCGTTTGACAACGTGCCGGTGGAGCAACTGCGCCTGCTGACCGACTTCAACCTCAACTACGGGCAACTCCTCGTCCACATTGGGCGACTGGATGAGGCTGAAAAGAAGCTTCAGCTTGCGCAGACGCTGGCGCGGCCGTCGCAGGACGAGCACCTGCGCGGTCGCACGCTGGCGGCGCTTGGTGAGTTGTGTGAGGCGCGCAGCGAGTATTCCTCGGCTTTGTTGTACTGCCATCAGGCGCTTGAGGTGTTGCGTCGCACAGGCGACAAGCGTGCCGAGGCGCGCACCATGGCGGTGATTGGTACCCTGTACGGCCGCCTTGGGCAGTTCACACGGGCGGCGGATTCGCTTGATAAGGCGCTGACGTTGGGACGCGCCATCCGGGATCGGCAGGTGGAAGCGCTGGCGCTGCGCGAAGGCGCGTTTGTCCGCGCCCGGCAGGGTGAGTTCGCTAAAGCGATGGCGCTGGCTCAGGAAGGGATAGCCGCCGCCGAACGGCTGGCCGATCCTTTAGGCGCTTCCATCGCCACCAGCATCATGGGGGTTGTACTCCGGTTGCAGGGCGAGTATGAAGCCGCCATTGAACGCTTCCAGCGGGCGCGTCAGTTGACGCAGGACCTCAATCGCCCGCGCAGCGAGTGCATTGAACGCATCAACATTGCAGAGTGCTTGGTTCGGCTGGGCGACCTCTCGCAGGCGCTTGAGCAGGGTCAGGCGGCGCTGGACATTGCTCTGCGCATTGGCAACCGTCAACTGGAAGGGCTAGCGACGTTGTGCATTGGGTATGCCTACCGACAGCGTGAGGAACTTGGGGCGGCCGTAGTGTGTTTTCAGTCCGCCCATAAGCTGTTGTCGGCGATCAGCGACCGCGCCGCCGAGTGCGACGCTTTGCTGGCGTTGGCGGATTGGCACTGTCTGGATCGGCATCCGGTTGAGGCGCTGGAGCTGGTGCAGCAGGCGGCGACGGTACTGCCGGACGCGACGGCGCGGCCTTGGCAGTGGCGTATTGCTGTGATGTCAGCCCGCTGTCACCGGCTGCTGCGCCAAATGGATGTGGCGCGCGCTGATTTGGCCAAGGCGCGTGCTGTCATCGAAGACCTTCAAGCGAACCTTAGTCCAACGGTCAATCCCCGCCACTTCGCGCGGGTCATCGAGCCGTTCCACGCGGAGTGGCGGGAAACGTATGGAGAATAA